One Sulfurimonas sp. HSL-3221 genomic window, AACGATCTTTACCGCGACAATATGCTCCACATGTGGGTCGTCGCGGACAACCTCCGCGTCGGTGCCGCGACCAATGCCGTGCGCATCGCGCAGAAATGGGTAGAGATGGGAGGTGCGGATGTTTGAGAAACTGTTTGAGTCCGGTCTCTGGAACAGCCGCCTTTTCACCCTTTTTGCCGTTGTCTTTTCGCTGATCGGCGCGATTATCCTCTTCGTCGTCGCCAGCCTCGACATCTGGGGTGTCCTGGTCCTGGTATGGGACGTTGTCGCGCACCACGCCCACCCGGAACACCTGCACGAGGACGTTGTGTCGAGCATCATCGGGGCCATCGATCTCTATCTCATTGCCATCGTGTTACTGATCTTCAGCCTCGGGGTCTACGAGCTCTTCGTCTCCAAGATCGATGCGGCCGAAGATGAGGACGGCAAAAGCTCCTCGGTGCTGCAGATCCACTCCCTCGACCAGCTCAAGGACAAGATCGCCAAGGTCATCGTCATGGTCCTGGTCGTCAACTTCTTCCAGCGCGTCCTGCACACCCAGTTCAACGGGGCGCTGGAGATGCTCTATTTCTCGGGGTCGATCCTGCTGCTGGCGCTCGCCCTCTACTTTCTGCATAAAGGCGATCAGCAACACTGATCGTCCGCAAATTCAATACCCATAGGAATATAAATGAGTAAAATTTTCGTCGATGCCTGCCTCGGAAAAGAGACACCGTATACCCCTGTCTGGATGATGCGCCAGGCCGGCCGCTACCTGCCGGAGTATATGGAAGTCCGCGCCAAAGCGGGCAGTTTTCTCAACCTCTGCCATGACCCGGAAAAAGCGGCGGAAGTCACGCTCCAGCCCCTTGATATCGTCGGCGTCGACGCGGCGATCCTCTTCAGCGACATCCTCGTCATTCCCGACGAGATGGGAATGGACCTTTCCTTCGTCAAGGGCGAGGGTCCGAAGTTCAGCGACCCGATCGAAACGCAAGCTGATGTCGACCGCCTCATCGGCGGCGAGGAAGCAGCGGACAAGCTCACCTACGTTTACGACACGATCAAGCTGCTGCGCAAACAGCTCGACGAGCGCGGCGACGAGAAGGCACTGATCGGCTTTACCGGTGCCCCCTGGACCCTGGCGACCTACATGATCGAAGGCCAGGGCACGAAGACCTACAACATCTGCAAGAAAATGATGTACTCCAACCCGGAACTGCTGCACAGCGTCCTCAAAAAAGTCACCGAGGTCGTCAAGTACTACATGGAGAAGCAGATCCAGAGCGGCGTTGACGTCGTGCAGATCTTCGACTCCTGGGCCGCGGCGATCGAACCGGGCAAATACGACGAGTTCTCCTGGCAGTACATGGTCGAGATCGCCGAGTACCTCAAAGAGAAGTACCCGCACGTGCCGGTCATCATGTTCCCCAAGGGGATCGCGGCCTTTATCGAGCGCGGCCTCGTCTACGGCAATTTTGATGTCATGGGCATCGACTGGGGGACGCCGATGGCCCTGGCCAAGGAGAAACTCGGGGACAAATACGTCCTGCAGGGCAATATGGAGCCGTGCCGCCTCTACTCCAAAGAGGCGACAACGGCCTGCATCGAAGTGATCCAGAAGACGATGGGCGGCAAACGCCACATCTTCAACCTCGGCCACGGCATCCTGCCCGACGTTCCCGTCGAAAACGCCATCCACTTCGTCAACGAGTGCCACCGCGTCAGCACCAAAGCCTGACGCCTAAGAAGCAGGACCCAGGGATGAGTGCGATCTTCGGCCCGGTCAACTCCCGCCGTTTCGGTACCTCCCTCGGTATCGACCTCTCCCCCGGTCTCAAACAGTGTAACTTCGACTGCCTCTACTGCGAGCTCGCCCCCGCCGCTCCCGTCACGGAACAAAAGCAGCGCAGCGGCGTCGACGAGATCATCGCCGAACTACGAAGCGCCCTGGCCGAGCATCCCGGCATCGATGACATCACCGTCACCGCCAACGGCGAACCGACCCTCTACCCCGAACTGGATGCTCTGGTAGACCGTATCGACGCCGTCAAAGGCAATACGAAGACCCTCATTCTTACCAACAGCGCCACCCTGACCGACCCGAAGACCTTTGCGACCCTGCTCAAGTTCGACCAAGTCAAGCTCTCCCTCGACGCGGTTACCCCGGAGGTCTTCCGCAAGATCGACCGCCCGGCCGAAGGGATCGAGATCGATGCGCTCGTGGATGCCGTCAAAAGGTTCGCCGCAGCATACCGCGGCGACCTCTACCTGGAGATCCTTTTCGTCCACGGCCTCAACGACACCGACGAAGAGATTGCGTCACTCGATGCCGTACTGCATGACATCCCCTGCAAACGGGTCGATATCGGGACGATCGACCGCCCGCCGGCCTACCCCGTGCAGGGCCTCAGCTACGGAGAGCTCCACGAGGTTGCCTCCAAATTCGCCCCGGACCTGCCGATCCACATTGCCTCCCGGACCCATGCCGAATCGTGCCAGGGACGCTATAGCGATGACGCGATCCTCAACACCCTCGACAAGCGGCCGCTGAGCATGGAGGACATCGCCCTGCTCTTCGACAACGACAGCCGGGAGCGTTTCCAGGCCCTCGTTGAAACAGGGCTTATTGTTGCCGAAGACAGCTCCGGGATCACCTTCTACATGCCCGCCAAAAACCTTCATCGAAAACGCGCAAAGAATCCTTGACTTTTCAGGGAGTTTTCCTTATAATTTCGGCCTCTTAACGATTCCGGATTAGCTCAGCGGTAGAGTAGGTGACTGTTAATCACTTGGTCACTGGTTCGAATCCAGTATCCGGAGCCATTTTCTTCGACGCTTTTTCCTTTACTCTTCGTTGTCACAGCACTCACGTACATAAGTACGCTTCGTACTATTCCGCCTCGATTAAAGAAAAAATCGCCTTCGAAAATTTGAATGGGCTTGCTCTACCCAAATCAACATTTTTTTTGATGCATCATTGTCGACAAGCTCATGTATAGCAGTACACTTCACTTATCTGCCTTGATGTTAGAAAAAATCGCCTATAAAAGTCTTCTCGCTTCAGAACCATCACCCTTCGTAGCTGCGGGCGATGCGCCGGAAATCCTCCGAACGTTCCATCAGTTCCGCGAAAGTGCCCGCGTCTGTGATTTCGCCCGCTTTGAAGAAGTAGAGTCTGTCGGCGTGTTCTACCGTCGTGAGGCGGTGGGCGATCATAATGGTGATCTTGTCTTTCGTGTAGGACGCCAGTGCCTTTTGGATGCGGAGTTCGCTCTCGTTGTCCAACGCGCTGGTCGCCTCGTCGAGGATCAGCACGGAAGCGTTCTTGTAGATGGCCCGCGCGATGGCGATGCGCTGGCGCTGGCCGCCCGAGAGGTTCGCACCCCCCTCTTCCATCAGGGTATGGATCCCCTCCGGCAGCCCCTGGGCAAACTCATAGGCGTCGGCCAGTTTCAGCGCCTCGATGACCCTCGCTTCGTCCAGTTCCAGACCGTAGGCGACGTTTTCGGCGAGGCTGTCCTGCATGACGTAAACGCGCTGGGAGACGACGGCCATCTGCTTGAGCAGGGAGCGGTGGTCATACTCCCGCACGTCCCGGCCATTGACGCGCAACTCTCCCTCTGATGGATCGTAAAAACGCAGAAGAAGGTTGACCAGCGAACTCTTCCCGCCCCCGCTGTCGCCGACAAGGGCGATCTGCTCGGAGGGGTGGATGGAGAGCGACACATCCCGCAAGGCGCGTGTCTCCCCGTAATCGAGTGCGACATGGCTAAATCCGATCTCCCGGATCGGTTCCTCCAGAAGCGCACTCCCCTCTTCGATCATGCTTTCGCGGTCGAGGACGCTGAAGATCCGCTCGCTGGCGGCGATGGCGTTCTGGATCTTCCCGTAGATGGAGCTGACGCGCCGCAGCGGCTGGAAGGTGAGCCCCACGGCCGTCAGGAACGCCGTAAACTCCCCCACCGTCATCTGGTTGTTGAACACCTGCTGCCCCGCGATAAAGATGACGGCGGCCAGGCCTGTAGCGCCCAGGACCTCCATCATCGGCGAAACGATCTCGTTCGTGTAGACCGCTTTCATGTTCAGCTTGAAGAACTTGTTGTTCTCCGCATCGAAGCGTCCCATCTCGTAGGCCTCCGTCCCGTTGGCCTTGATGATCTCGGCGTTGTTGAAGACCTCGGTTAGGCGAGTAACGACATCGGCATTCTTCTCCTGTGAGCGGTGCGAGAGGCGGCGCAGGCGCTTGGCAATGAGGATCAGCGGGTAGATCGCCAGCGGCAGCACGACCAGTGAATAGAATGCCAGTTCGGCGTTGAGGTAGATGACGTAGACGACGAGGCCAAGTGCCGTCAAAGACTCCCGGACCAGTTCGGGCAGCATATTGGAGACGAAGTACTGTACCCGGTTGATATCGTTGGTGATGCGGCTGATCAACTCCCCGCTGCGGTTGGCGTGCAGGAAAGCCATATCCAGGTGGAGCATGTGATCAAGCAGCTGTGATCGCAGCCTGGTAATGATATGCTGGCCTATGTAGTTCATGAAAACGGCCTGGAGGTAGCGCCCGACCGATTTGACGACGTAGATGCCGATCATCATCAGGGGGATATAGTAGAGCATCTGCGGATCTTTCTCGATGAACATCTTGTCCATCAGCGGCTGCATGATCTGCGCCGTCGCCACGGTGGCGAGCACCGTCATGATGATCCCGATCAATACGATTGAATAGTAGCCTTTATACCCCTTGATATAGGGCCAAAACCGCCTAAAAGTCTGTTTCATTCACTCCCCTTTTCCCATACGGGTTTCGCCTGTTCATGCGCCTGCCGCACCAGGTATTCGGTCACGGCCAGTGCGGCGTTGTACTTCTGTTCGCAGTCGCGCTGCTGTTCGTTGGCGGCATGGCCGGTTTTGAACGCACCCCCGCTTGAGACGACAACTCCGGCGTCGTTGTAACCGCAGTGTAGAGCATTCGGGTCATAAAGGTCTTCCCCCACGGCCGTATAGGCCGTTTTGGAAAGGGTACGGCCGTAGAGCGTCGGGAAGAGGTCGTTGTGCGACGCGCTGACGTTGCGGTCGAACGGTTCGACTCGCAGGTACGGCGGCAGGTAGAGATAGAAGGGAATCTGTTTCCCCTCCTGAAGGGGATGGTCGTAATGCATGATCCCCTCGATAGTGTTGTTATCCGCGGTGATGGCAACGACGGTTTGCTCTGCGAGTGCTGACGCTTTGACCCCATCCATGAAACGCCCGGCCATATCGAGGGCGTACTGGTAGTCCTGCAGCCGACGGTGCGCCAGGTCCATATCCCCGGTAATGTGCGCCTGCAGTTTTTCCGTAAATTCCAGCGGCTTCGAGTCATAGCTTTTGGAGAGGACATACGGGGGGTGATTGTTCGTCGTCAGGATAAAGACGAACTGGGGAGTCGTCGCCTGCTCCAGCTTCTGCAGCACGAAGTCATAGGTATACCGGTCGTAGACCCCGTAATCATGCTCTTCCGCCCCGGGGAAGAGACGTTCGATGTCGCTTTTCCCCTCGACATGATCAAACCCCTGCTCTTTGAAAAAACTGCCGACGTTGCGCCACGAGAGGTCCCCGCCGTAGACGAAATTCGTCTCATAGCCCGCCTTTTTGTAGATCCGCGCCGCTGCCTGGGGGAAAGCGGTACGCTGGTAACGGCTCTGCCCGTAGGCGATGCTGCCCGGACGGGCGACGACGTTGAGCAGAAAAGGCTCCATCGACGCGATCGTCCCGTTGCCGCCGGAGATGAAGTTTGTAAAGAGGATATCCTCGTCAAAGTGCCGCTTGAGCCGGCGCAGGATATCGAAAGTAGGGCTCTGATACTGCAGGATCGGCGCCCCGAAACTCTCCACCATGACAACGACGACATGGGGCGGTTTCGCCGCTGCCGCTTCATTCGGCTGCGTTGTCCGCAGCAGGTTCGACGCGAGATCGGCCGTATTGATTTGGTCCCGTCCGAGATAGTCCCTGAAGGCCTGCGGCACTCTGCCTTTGTAACCGCTGCGCTTGATCAGATCGTAACCGCCGTTTTTGTCTTTCAGGTACTGTTTGAGCGCTTTATCGAAGGCAAAGACGCCGCTGCGCGGGATGGCATTCACAAAAACGTCCGTCGAGACCTCCGGCACATCTTTGAGCAGGGGAAAAAGCCCGAGGCTGCCCCGTGCACCCACCCCGACCAGCAGCAGCAGTACGAGATAGACGGCTGCCGCTCTCATCGGACCGGTCTTGGCGGCGGAAGGACGGACGTCGCGGAAGAAGCGGCCGACGAGCCATACCAGCGCAAGGGCGTAAAAGAGGATCACTCCTATGATCAGGGTGACATTGTAGTTTTTGAGCCCGATCTGCACGAGGGCCCGGGTATCATCGTCGAAGAAGCCGAAGAGCATGATCGTGATGTGCTCCCCGAAGTAGGAGTAGAACCCGAAATCGATCCCTACCAGGGCGCTCACGATCAGGTAGACGGCGGTGAAGTATCCGCGAAAAAGCCGCGGCAGCCACGGCAGCGGCACGACGTTCCGCGCCAGGTGGTTCAGGATGATCACCAGCAGCGGCAGGGCCATGAGGTAGCAGACAAGCACCAGGTCGATCCGCAGCCCCAGGAAGAACGCCTCCGCCAACTCCCGGCCGGGGAAGGAAGTCTTCGGAGGCGAGAACTGCCAGAAGAACAGCAGACGGGAAAGGGAGAGCAGCAGCAAGAAAATCAGCTGGAGTTTCACCGTCTGCCGCAGCAGACCGAAATAGTATTGCACCGGCGAGTATGTCACGCGTCTATGCCCTTTTTAAGGCGTATTATACAGTGTTGGCACCCTCTGGTATACTTTCACAAAAAAGTGACACCATGACATCGCAGCATCTTGCCCTCTTTTTCAAAGCCAACCTGCTCACGACCGGTCTGCTCTCACTGGCCTTTGCCCTCTTCAACAGCCACTACACCCCCTCGGCCCTGCTCTTCACCGCGGCGGCCCTGCTCTCGACGACGGCGACGCTTTACCTTATCTACTGGCTGCTTCTGCGCGCTTTTTTCCGCCTGACCCGTCTGGCGGCGGTGCTGCTTCTGCTACTGTTCTTTCTCACCGATCTCCTACTCATGACCGACTTCGCCATCTACCGCATCTGGAACTTCCATATCAACGGCATGGTGCTCAATATCCTCTTTTCGCCGGCCGCCTACGACAGCCTGCAGATGACGGGCCAGGCCGTCGTAATCGTCTTCATCGTCATTGCCGTCCTGGCGGCGCTGCTGCTCCTCGGGCTGAAGCGGATCGCCCGGATTCCCGCCCAGAGG contains:
- a CDS encoding YqhA family protein yields the protein MFEKLFESGLWNSRLFTLFAVVFSLIGAIILFVVASLDIWGVLVLVWDVVAHHAHPEHLHEDVVSSIIGAIDLYLIAIVLLIFSLGVYELFVSKIDAAEDEDGKSSSVLQIHSLDQLKDKIAKVIVMVLVVNFFQRVLHTQFNGALEMLYFSGSILLLALALYFLHKGDQQH
- a CDS encoding ABC transporter ATP-binding protein; the protein is MKQTFRRFWPYIKGYKGYYSIVLIGIIMTVLATVATAQIMQPLMDKMFIEKDPQMLYYIPLMMIGIYVVKSVGRYLQAVFMNYIGQHIITRLRSQLLDHMLHLDMAFLHANRSGELISRITNDINRVQYFVSNMLPELVRESLTALGLVVYVIYLNAELAFYSLVVLPLAIYPLILIAKRLRRLSHRSQEKNADVVTRLTEVFNNAEIIKANGTEAYEMGRFDAENNKFFKLNMKAVYTNEIVSPMMEVLGATGLAAVIFIAGQQVFNNQMTVGEFTAFLTAVGLTFQPLRRVSSIYGKIQNAIAASERIFSVLDRESMIEEGSALLEEPIREIGFSHVALDYGETRALRDVSLSIHPSEQIALVGDSGGGKSSLVNLLLRFYDPSEGELRVNGRDVREYDHRSLLKQMAVVSQRVYVMQDSLAENVAYGLELDEARVIEALKLADAYEFAQGLPEGIHTLMEEGGANLSGGQRQRIAIARAIYKNASVLILDEATSALDNESELRIQKALASYTKDKITIMIAHRLTTVEHADRLYFFKAGEITDAGTFAELMERSEDFRRIARSYEG
- the hemE gene encoding uroporphyrinogen decarboxylase, which encodes MSKIFVDACLGKETPYTPVWMMRQAGRYLPEYMEVRAKAGSFLNLCHDPEKAAEVTLQPLDIVGVDAAILFSDILVIPDEMGMDLSFVKGEGPKFSDPIETQADVDRLIGGEEAADKLTYVYDTIKLLRKQLDERGDEKALIGFTGAPWTLATYMIEGQGTKTYNICKKMMYSNPELLHSVLKKVTEVVKYYMEKQIQSGVDVVQIFDSWAAAIEPGKYDEFSWQYMVEIAEYLKEKYPHVPVIMFPKGIAAFIERGLVYGNFDVMGIDWGTPMALAKEKLGDKYVLQGNMEPCRLYSKEATTACIEVIQKTMGGKRHIFNLGHGILPDVPVENAIHFVNECHRVSTKA
- a CDS encoding radical SAM protein; this translates as MSAIFGPVNSRRFGTSLGIDLSPGLKQCNFDCLYCELAPAAPVTEQKQRSGVDEIIAELRSALAEHPGIDDITVTANGEPTLYPELDALVDRIDAVKGNTKTLILTNSATLTDPKTFATLLKFDQVKLSLDAVTPEVFRKIDRPAEGIEIDALVDAVKRFAAAYRGDLYLEILFVHGLNDTDEEIASLDAVLHDIPCKRVDIGTIDRPPAYPVQGLSYGELHEVASKFAPDLPIHIASRTHAESCQGRYSDDAILNTLDKRPLSMEDIALLFDNDSRERFQALVETGLIVAEDSSGITFYMPAKNLHRKRAKNP
- a CDS encoding LTA synthase family protein, which produces MTYSPVQYYFGLLRQTVKLQLIFLLLLSLSRLLFFWQFSPPKTSFPGRELAEAFFLGLRIDLVLVCYLMALPLLVIILNHLARNVVPLPWLPRLFRGYFTAVYLIVSALVGIDFGFYSYFGEHITIMLFGFFDDDTRALVQIGLKNYNVTLIIGVILFYALALVWLVGRFFRDVRPSAAKTGPMRAAAVYLVLLLLVGVGARGSLGLFPLLKDVPEVSTDVFVNAIPRSGVFAFDKALKQYLKDKNGGYDLIKRSGYKGRVPQAFRDYLGRDQINTADLASNLLRTTQPNEAAAAKPPHVVVVMVESFGAPILQYQSPTFDILRRLKRHFDEDILFTNFISGGNGTIASMEPFLLNVVARPGSIAYGQSRYQRTAFPQAAARIYKKAGYETNFVYGGDLSWRNVGSFFKEQGFDHVEGKSDIERLFPGAEEHDYGVYDRYTYDFVLQKLEQATTPQFVFILTTNNHPPYVLSKSYDSKPLEFTEKLQAHITGDMDLAHRRLQDYQYALDMAGRFMDGVKASALAEQTVVAITADNNTIEGIMHYDHPLQEGKQIPFYLYLPPYLRVEPFDRNVSASHNDLFPTLYGRTLSKTAYTAVGEDLYDPNALHCGYNDAGVVVSSGGAFKTGHAANEQQRDCEQKYNAALAVTEYLVRQAHEQAKPVWEKGSE